In a single window of the Olivibacter sp. SDN3 genome:
- a CDS encoding Crp/Fnr family transcriptional regulator, producing MDDLLNLQYLLKQFGYLRTAAWESIIHSCKKQHYMANGILELAPGATLYVTSGFVKQYACWHHSEPRISRIIMPGQFLFVPGGHRLIYAQALTPCTLFCWEEESIRRIHRQHPDLLQISNILHHIQEQQVVARQYIRDAPGVEKIELFDSIFPNVRSHLRKQELASYLSISVKHLMQLQKLLHSEQ from the coding sequence ATGGACGACCTTTTAAACCTGCAATATCTGTTAAAGCAATTTGGTTACCTACGCACAGCTGCGTGGGAATCAATAATCCATAGTTGTAAAAAACAGCATTATATGGCCAATGGAATTCTAGAACTGGCACCAGGGGCCACCTTATATGTGACCAGCGGTTTTGTTAAACAATATGCTTGCTGGCACCACTCCGAACCACGTATCAGCCGTATTATCATGCCCGGACAATTTCTTTTCGTACCTGGGGGGCATCGACTAATTTACGCACAAGCACTTACGCCATGTACACTTTTTTGTTGGGAAGAGGAGTCCATCCGTCGCATCCACCGACAACACCCTGATTTACTGCAGATAAGCAATATATTACATCATATTCAAGAGCAACAAGTAGTCGCGCGGCAGTATATCCGGGATGCTCCCGGTGTTGAGAAAATAGAACTTTTTGACAGCATTTTTCCAAATGTGAGATCACATCTTAGAAAGCAGGAGCTAGCCAGTTACCTGAGTATATCGGTTAAGCATTTGATGCAGCTTCAAAAATTATTACATTCGGAGCAATAG
- a CDS encoding polysaccharide biosynthesis tyrosine autokinase, whose protein sequence is MVHQQSNLPPYGYGVEETPPKGFRELWQKYSYHWPLFFCCLFFALTAAFLYVRTLQPVFHVKAKIGIKDEKKSTMEKFALEELNIAGSPKQAESEVEIIKSRALIQRVINDLQLYVHYSLDETYRSIDLYNTTPIVFNWLEKHGQMRARTYAITIIDQQQFELTKENGDVLHGTFDDHFSSDIGLWKLDVTPHLDEFIGRTIILELHRLPNMISHYQNEIAVTLNKQAPIIDLSLNDVVPERGEAVLNHLIAAYKNYNVIDKNQETENTLKFIDDRLISITGELNNVERDVEGYKSSIGLTDISSKSQYYLENVQLNDARMNEVDVQLNVIDGIEAYVYNSEAEGTPATIGITDPGLIGLVEQLSKLQIQKQKLLATTPEGNPIFAPINKQINSTKVALNETIKGIKSSLLATRKQLEKNNNKFESSIRNIPGQERKYVSIKRQQGIKESLYVYLLQKREEVAMSYASTITDARTIEEAYYEEPKTEKSFPFAIALLTGFMLPIGLIYSRELIRNKVLTKKDIEAITAVPVICELIQTEKNASIVLQSDKRYAISEQMRVLRTNLLQEHYERVDGKVTLFTSSIAGEGKSFVVSNMGVALAASGKKTIILELDLRKPRISKIFEMDNVAPGLSSLLAGEVAKEDIILASSLQRDLYVMPSGPVPENPSELLESERMKQLLTELRNEYDHILIDSPPLHLVTDALILAPLTELSLYVVRHNYTPKEELKFVDEVYKANKLPNMKLVFNGVQMDKRFGYSLDYSYYAEKSSKQSFWHAIFGNFFNRF, encoded by the coding sequence ATGGTACATCAACAATCAAATCTTCCGCCATATGGTTATGGTGTTGAAGAAACACCTCCAAAGGGTTTCCGGGAATTGTGGCAAAAATATAGCTACCACTGGCCGCTGTTTTTCTGCTGTTTGTTTTTTGCACTAACGGCCGCTTTTCTCTATGTGCGTACCTTGCAGCCTGTTTTTCATGTAAAGGCCAAAATAGGTATTAAAGACGAAAAAAAGTCGACTATGGAGAAATTTGCCTTGGAAGAATTAAATATTGCGGGCAGCCCGAAACAAGCAGAAAGTGAGGTAGAAATAATCAAATCCAGAGCACTTATTCAACGTGTCATTAATGATTTGCAACTTTATGTGCATTATTCATTGGATGAGACATATCGCTCAATTGATTTATATAACACTACGCCGATAGTTTTTAACTGGCTGGAAAAGCATGGGCAAATGCGGGCCCGCACTTATGCCATTACCATAATTGATCAACAACAATTTGAGTTGACCAAAGAAAACGGCGACGTTTTACATGGAACTTTTGATGATCATTTTTCCAGCGACATCGGCTTATGGAAACTGGATGTGACGCCTCACCTTGATGAGTTTATCGGCCGCACCATTATATTGGAACTCCATCGGTTGCCCAATATGATCAGCCATTACCAAAATGAAATTGCGGTTACACTAAATAAACAGGCGCCGATTATCGATCTTTCCCTAAATGATGTGGTGCCCGAGAGGGGGGAAGCGGTATTGAATCATCTGATTGCTGCCTATAAAAATTATAATGTTATTGATAAAAACCAGGAAACCGAAAATACATTGAAATTTATTGATGATCGTTTAATATCGATTACGGGCGAATTGAATAATGTGGAGCGGGATGTGGAAGGATATAAGAGCAGTATCGGACTTACGGATATATCGTCGAAATCACAATATTACTTGGAAAATGTGCAACTGAATGACGCACGTATGAACGAAGTGGACGTGCAACTGAATGTGATAGATGGTATCGAAGCTTATGTATACAACAGCGAGGCGGAGGGCACTCCCGCAACTATCGGGATTACCGACCCTGGTTTAATCGGTTTAGTTGAACAGCTTTCAAAGTTGCAGATACAGAAGCAGAAACTTTTAGCTACCACCCCTGAAGGTAACCCAATCTTTGCACCGATCAATAAACAGATCAATAGTACTAAAGTTGCTTTGAACGAAACGATTAAAGGAATTAAATCATCCTTGCTGGCAACACGTAAGCAATTGGAAAAAAACAACAATAAATTCGAATCCTCGATCCGGAATATACCCGGGCAGGAAAGAAAATATGTAAGTATTAAAAGGCAACAAGGAATCAAAGAAAGCTTATATGTTTATTTACTACAAAAAAGAGAAGAAGTGGCGATGAGTTACGCTTCGACCATTACGGATGCAAGAACAATAGAAGAAGCCTATTATGAAGAACCAAAAACTGAAAAGAGTTTTCCTTTTGCTATCGCCTTGCTGACAGGTTTTATGTTGCCGATAGGACTCATTTATAGTCGCGAGCTGATTAGAAACAAAGTGCTCACCAAGAAAGATATTGAAGCGATTACCGCCGTACCGGTTATTTGCGAATTGATCCAGACAGAGAAAAATGCGTCGATTGTATTACAAAGTGATAAACGTTATGCCATCAGCGAACAGATGCGTGTACTACGTACCAACTTATTACAGGAGCATTATGAGCGAGTAGACGGAAAAGTAACGCTATTTACTTCTAGTATTGCCGGTGAAGGGAAAAGTTTTGTGGTGAGCAACATGGGGGTAGCATTGGCCGCTTCCGGTAAAAAGACCATCATTCTGGAACTTGATTTGCGAAAGCCACGTATTAGTAAGATTTTCGAAATGGATAATGTAGCCCCGGGGCTGAGCAGTCTCCTGGCCGGAGAAGTTGCAAAGGAGGATATCATTTTAGCCTCTAGCTTACAACGGGATTTATATGTTATGCCTTCAGGGCCTGTCCCGGAAAATCCTTCCGAATTATTGGAGAGTGAACGGATGAAGCAGTTGCTGACAGAGCTGCGAAATGAATACGATCATATCCTAATCGATTCTCCTCCACTTCATTTGGTAACAGACGCCTTGATTTTAGCACCTTTGACAGAACTCAGTTTATACGTAGTGCGCCATAATTATACACCCAAAGAGGAGCTGAAATTTGTGGATGAGGTTTATAAAGCAAATAAATTACCGAATATGAAGCTGGTTTTTAATGGTGTACAGATGGATAAACGCTTTGGCTATTCGTTGGATTATTCTTACTATGCCGAAAAATCCAGTAAGCAATCTTTTTGGCATGCTATATTTGGCAATTTTTTCAATAGGTTCTAG
- a CDS encoding polysaccharide biosynthesis/export family protein, whose amino-acid sequence MKNKINQLLIFLLILVCCSCASSKKTNYFQDIDRERITEELIENYQPITIQTSDILSINVTSLNPQAWSDTSNRDLGYLVDQKGEIVLPLVGSVKAAGLTSTALSEQLRERLLPYLKEPSVVVRILNFKVSVMGDVMKPATYSIASERITVNEAISMAGDLNITGMRKHVMLIREVDGTRSFIPLDLTASNFIRSPYFYLRNNDVLYVQPGKNKYAASTDGVYRSLSLALSALSIVAIIITR is encoded by the coding sequence ATGAAAAATAAAATAAACCAACTACTAATATTTCTATTAATTCTGGTATGTTGTTCTTGTGCCTCTTCAAAAAAAACAAATTATTTTCAAGATATTGATAGGGAGCGCATTACGGAAGAACTGATAGAAAATTACCAACCTATAACTATCCAAACTTCCGATATACTGAGTATTAACGTTACCAGCTTAAACCCTCAGGCGTGGAGCGATACCAGTAACCGTGATTTAGGTTATCTGGTTGATCAAAAGGGAGAGATTGTACTCCCGCTTGTTGGCTCGGTTAAAGCCGCTGGCCTTACGAGTACAGCCTTGAGTGAGCAGCTGAGAGAACGTTTATTGCCATACCTCAAAGAACCTTCTGTTGTGGTGCGTATCCTCAATTTTAAAGTTTCGGTGATGGGTGATGTGATGAAACCCGCGACCTATAGCATCGCCAGTGAAAGAATCACGGTAAATGAAGCTATTAGCATGGCTGGAGATTTAAATATTACCGGTATGCGAAAGCATGTGATGTTGATACGCGAGGTAGATGGTACAAGAAGCTTCATTCCGCTTGATTTAACCGCTAGTAACTTTATACGCTCGCCTTATTTTTATTTGCGCAATAACGATGTTCTTTACGTGCAACCGGGGAAAAACAAGTATGCGGCATCTACAGATGGCGTCTACCGCAGCTTAAGCTTAGCGCTTTCGGCACTTTCTATCGTTGCGATTATTATCACTCGTTAA
- a CDS encoding lipopolysaccharide biosynthesis protein, which translates to MSVAKRVLSGSVASWMQIGVTVISQLVLVPLYLTYWDVATYGVWISVQALVTLLTMLSFGHQNFLGFEFLRLGIANRQQLGLQFWSGIWAAFFIGVVELGMMLLLHFTGILHFLLSDAALLDQLLVKEAGLVLAMQGFVWMITGSVGGVLVRLMAVFNYFPRLAWWGVLLAFITALAPALAVMIGGGLFSAGLFLGIATLLYNGFLFLDIYRLMRREGITYTRPSIKTAWQNVVRSLALFIKNLLENCRIGGVRILLAPLAGNQALVSFSTIRTGANFVMQGLNTIMHPMMPELMRFLHQRDQTRSETAFGTIWIIIIAIMAPGVVILQTFIAPFFELWTKGKVVFDPVLFALLSIGVLLYAAAQPAIAIVMGNNLLKVQMKLSALAATVVIGVMLALVPALGIVGAGIALLLAELMVTIGYKMTAKKWLAENGLSWPRRSAERVYVAIILASVSMAMLIAFPAAQYYTFAGSMCLLCLNLAKYWQTLPVFTRTRTKELLRRIPLMKKWVTA; encoded by the coding sequence GTGAGTGTAGCAAAGAGAGTACTTTCAGGCAGTGTAGCTTCTTGGATGCAAATCGGGGTCACTGTTATTTCACAACTTGTGCTGGTGCCACTGTATCTGACCTATTGGGATGTAGCCACCTATGGTGTGTGGATCAGTGTACAGGCATTGGTTACTTTACTTACCATGCTGAGTTTCGGGCATCAGAACTTTTTAGGGTTTGAATTTTTGAGATTAGGAATAGCTAACAGACAGCAATTGGGTCTGCAGTTCTGGTCGGGTATCTGGGCCGCTTTTTTTATAGGTGTTGTGGAGTTGGGAATGATGCTGCTGTTACATTTTACAGGAATTCTCCACTTCTTACTCTCAGATGCCGCTCTGCTTGACCAACTCTTGGTGAAAGAAGCGGGCCTTGTGTTAGCTATGCAAGGTTTTGTTTGGATGATAACGGGTAGTGTGGGCGGCGTATTGGTCCGTTTGATGGCCGTATTCAATTACTTTCCTCGTTTGGCTTGGTGGGGGGTACTACTTGCCTTTATAACGGCGTTGGCGCCCGCATTGGCCGTGATGATAGGGGGAGGTTTGTTTTCAGCAGGACTGTTCCTGGGTATCGCTACTTTGCTATACAATGGCTTCCTTTTCTTAGATATCTACCGTTTAATGCGTAGAGAAGGTATAACATATACGCGTCCATCGATAAAAACCGCTTGGCAAAACGTTGTGCGTTCGCTGGCGCTATTTATTAAAAATTTGTTGGAGAATTGCCGTATCGGTGGTGTACGTATCCTGCTAGCACCACTGGCAGGTAATCAAGCGCTGGTGAGCTTTTCTACTATACGCACCGGGGCTAATTTTGTTATGCAGGGACTGAATACCATTATGCATCCGATGATGCCCGAACTGATGCGTTTCTTACACCAACGCGATCAGACGAGGAGTGAGACCGCGTTTGGAACCATTTGGATTATTATTATAGCAATCATGGCTCCCGGAGTAGTGATATTGCAGACTTTTATTGCGCCTTTTTTTGAGCTATGGACAAAAGGAAAGGTGGTTTTCGATCCGGTTCTTTTTGCATTGCTATCCATCGGTGTACTGCTCTACGCTGCGGCTCAACCTGCCATAGCAATTGTTATGGGAAACAATCTGTTGAAAGTACAAATGAAATTATCAGCGTTAGCAGCGACTGTCGTTATAGGCGTGATGTTGGCTTTAGTTCCTGCTTTAGGTATTGTAGGGGCTGGTATTGCCCTGTTGCTAGCAGAGCTTATGGTAACGATAGGTTACAAGATGACCGCAAAAAAGTGGCTTGCTGAAAATGGCCTCAGTTGGCCAAGACGGTCTGCTGAACGTGTCTATGTAGCCATTATATTGGCAAGCGTCAGTATGGCAATGCTTATCGCCTTTCCGGCCGCTCAATACTATACGTTTGCAGGTAGCATGTGCCTGTTATGCTTAAATTTAGCCAAATATTGGCAGACCTTACCTGTGTTTACCAGAACCCGAACGAAAGAACTTTTGCGCAGAATCCCCTTGATGAAGAAGTGGGTGACGGCCTGA
- a CDS encoding SusD/RagB family nutrient-binding outer membrane lipoprotein, translating into MKHIKLIALVGFLAMSAWSCTKDFEEINTDPNAIPEDGMDYNLLFSSAQVYHAGTDYNVWRNGLIYCATMIQHLASTQNYWNGDKYTFDASYNAAHWDRDFPNAVRDITMAMSKFQDNPEQQNAYHIARIMRVSIFQKMTDLYGDIPYSEAGLGYLDGQGYPAYDTQESIYQDMYKELKEASEALEANTTNTLTTADLIYGGDVAKWKKYAASFMVRLGLRLSKVDPETGKEWVQEALAAGVFANNEDNAMMQHQLNITDAANAYGKVLVYQDPNASRLSETFVNQLKNTNDPRLMYMATVAAAPQHAYGNANFDLGDTTASKQLGMPNGYDELGAETDISRAANWPGNINNYSIVNRYTYARLDAPTFLLTHAETQLLLAEAAHYGWISGEASTYYNEGVTAAIMQMNQLGASPALIEEQAQAYIAEHPFRADSALEMINTQYWIATFMDEYEAWTNYRRSGFPMLEEVNYFNNVTNGTIPRRFTYPTSEASINTESYNEAVARYENGDRMTSRMWWDVE; encoded by the coding sequence ATGAAACATATAAAATTAATTGCACTGGTGGGCTTCTTGGCAATGAGTGCATGGAGCTGTACCAAAGATTTCGAAGAGATTAATACAGACCCCAACGCCATCCCTGAAGATGGAATGGACTATAATCTGCTGTTTTCCTCTGCGCAGGTATATCATGCAGGTACAGATTACAATGTGTGGAGAAATGGCCTGATTTATTGTGCAACCATGATACAGCACTTGGCCTCTACACAAAATTACTGGAATGGCGACAAGTATACCTTTGATGCTTCATATAACGCCGCACACTGGGATCGTGATTTTCCGAATGCCGTGAGAGATATTACCATGGCGATGAGTAAATTTCAAGATAATCCAGAGCAGCAGAATGCTTACCATATTGCTCGTATCATGCGCGTGAGCATCTTTCAGAAAATGACCGATCTTTATGGGGATATACCCTATAGCGAGGCGGGATTAGGTTATCTGGATGGACAGGGTTATCCTGCCTATGATACGCAAGAGTCTATTTATCAGGATATGTACAAGGAACTAAAGGAGGCCTCGGAAGCCCTAGAAGCTAATACCACAAATACACTTACTACAGCTGATCTTATATATGGAGGAGATGTTGCAAAATGGAAGAAGTACGCAGCTTCTTTCATGGTGCGTTTAGGCTTGCGCTTGTCTAAAGTGGATCCGGAAACGGGGAAAGAATGGGTACAGGAAGCCCTCGCTGCTGGGGTGTTCGCCAATAACGAAGATAATGCTATGATGCAGCATCAACTGAATATTACGGATGCAGCGAATGCTTACGGAAAGGTACTGGTGTATCAGGACCCAAATGCTTCGCGCTTGAGTGAAACCTTTGTGAATCAGCTAAAAAATACCAACGACCCTCGTTTAATGTATATGGCTACCGTAGCTGCTGCACCACAACATGCCTATGGAAATGCAAATTTTGATTTAGGGGATACCACCGCGTCTAAACAATTGGGGATGCCAAACGGTTACGATGAATTGGGCGCAGAGACGGATATTTCAAGGGCAGCCAATTGGCCGGGAAATATCAATAACTATTCCATCGTGAATCGTTATACCTATGCACGGCTGGACGCCCCAACGTTCCTCTTAACGCATGCCGAAACACAATTGTTGTTGGCGGAGGCGGCACATTACGGATGGATTAGCGGCGAAGCCAGTACTTATTATAATGAGGGGGTAACAGCTGCTATCATGCAAATGAACCAATTGGGAGCATCTCCGGCGCTCATCGAAGAGCAGGCACAGGCTTATATTGCCGAGCACCCCTTCCGTGCTGATAGTGCTCTGGAGATGATCAATACCCAGTATTGGATTGCCACCTTTATGGATGAATATGAAGCTTGGACGAATTATCGCCGATCAGGGTTTCCGATGCTGGAGGAGGTAAACTACTTTAATAATGTGACCAATGGGACGATACCCCGTCGTTTTACCTATCCTACCAGCGAAGCTTCGATTAATACTGAAAGCTATAACGAGGCCGTTGCCCGCTATGAGAATGGCGATCGGATGACTTCTCGCATGTGGTGGGATGTAGAGTAG
- a CDS encoding UpxY family transcription antiterminator: MYQTIITPQKKRNWMVVYTRSNYEKKVSHLLSKQHIHFFCPLIKIKKQWTDRKVTIEQPLFQSYVFVHVDAHEQLQVLQTTGVVNFVNYNNSPAIMAEQEITQIKSALAKHHALQTVNLRTLHIGDHVKLVSDVFGNSKGEVLEIQEKNIVVIIKQLDCALVARIKVPHDQITTYLNE, encoded by the coding sequence ATGTATCAAACTATTATTACCCCCCAAAAAAAACGTAACTGGATGGTTGTTTATACCCGTTCAAACTATGAAAAAAAAGTCTCTCATTTACTTTCAAAACAGCACATTCATTTTTTCTGTCCTTTAATTAAAATCAAGAAGCAGTGGACAGACCGAAAGGTAACTATTGAACAACCTCTTTTTCAATCATACGTCTTTGTTCACGTAGACGCACACGAACAATTACAGGTATTGCAAACCACAGGTGTAGTAAATTTTGTTAATTATAATAATAGTCCAGCTATTATGGCTGAACAGGAAATAACCCAGATCAAGTCGGCCTTAGCGAAGCATCATGCACTTCAAACCGTCAATCTACGTACATTGCATATTGGCGATCACGTCAAGCTGGTATCAGATGTTTTCGGTAATTCTAAAGGCGAAGTCTTAGAAATCCAGGAAAAAAACATCGTTGTTATCATCAAACAGTTAGATTGCGCCTTGGTTGCCAGAATAAAGGTTCCCCACGATCAAATAACGACCTATTTAAATGAATAA
- a CDS encoding glycosyltransferase family 1 protein — MKILFFTTPVEDYLGDAVLIGLRKIYGADCIDFPKQDILYRECPKHMMHQVRGNGFTLYTGLLEDIAVDRFNIEYKLENNYFDLIIFSDIQRQFGWFLHFRPWLHMKNTLIMDGFDTPHPYPARGRWWRKPYYWFLPTAHRSFLYFKREWTPNTYFHLWMRFLPIKLRGFISRPKNLRTIAFSMPEEKIIAELPRKTKDFPKHIVDPEVATQVEGSYTNYAFEKEQAYYEDLRQSRFGITTKREGWDCLRHYEIAANGAVMCFKDLDEKPATCAPHGLVDSVNCIAYKDYTDLKNKIERLTPAQYEKLQRNSLQWARDNSSMKRAKELLEFFPQIKKAI, encoded by the coding sequence ATGAAAATACTTTTTTTTACCACTCCTGTAGAAGACTATTTAGGCGATGCGGTGTTGATAGGTCTGCGAAAAATTTATGGTGCGGATTGTATTGATTTTCCGAAACAAGATATTCTCTACCGAGAATGCCCAAAGCATATGATGCACCAGGTTCGCGGAAACGGATTTACCTTATATACGGGCTTATTGGAAGACATAGCGGTCGACCGTTTTAATATCGAATACAAGTTGGAAAATAACTATTTTGATCTGATCATTTTTAGCGATATACAGCGTCAATTTGGCTGGTTCCTACATTTTCGTCCATGGCTACACATGAAAAACACGTTAATTATGGATGGTTTTGATACACCTCATCCTTATCCGGCGCGTGGACGCTGGTGGCGTAAACCATATTATTGGTTTTTACCAACAGCACATCGCTCATTTTTATATTTTAAAAGGGAATGGACGCCAAATACATATTTTCATCTTTGGATGCGTTTTTTGCCTATCAAACTGAGAGGCTTCATTTCCCGTCCCAAAAACCTGCGGACAATTGCCTTTAGTATGCCGGAGGAGAAAATTATAGCTGAGCTTCCCCGGAAGACAAAAGACTTTCCAAAGCATATCGTTGACCCTGAAGTTGCCACACAAGTGGAAGGAAGCTATACAAATTATGCTTTTGAGAAAGAGCAGGCATACTATGAGGATCTTCGGCAATCGCGTTTTGGTATTACCACGAAACGTGAAGGTTGGGATTGCCTCAGGCACTATGAAATTGCTGCGAACGGTGCGGTCATGTGCTTTAAAGATTTAGACGAAAAACCAGCTACTTGCGCACCACATGGTTTAGTTGACAGTGTAAATTGCATTGCTTATAAAGATTACACAGACCTGAAAAATAAGATAGAAAGGCTTACGCCTGCACAATATGAAAAACTACAGCGGAACAGTTTGCAATGGGCTAGAGATAACAGCAGTATGAAACGAGCGAAAGAACTCCTTGAATTTTTTCCTCAAATTAAAAAGGCCATATAA
- a CDS encoding acyl-CoA dehydrogenase family protein, translated as MNRNDNDLPEFIDRFKQALKKVFYEQHDINQLSLERGLPPHIWEGIMDTVPLAVAVPKEYGGRGCVVKECLSLLAAASYESLPLSLTFGINIALFLEPVAKYANDEVKGPIFRDFLEKQCMGGLMITEPDFGSDALNMKTFYQEIDGKYVVKGRKHWQGLTGQATYWLVAARKALENGELARDVDFFITDNELPHQHIKVESLYSNLGLYMIPYGLNTVDVTVPKNQQLKPESTGIKMMLDILHRSRMQFPGMGMGFIKRMLDEAQFHCENRIVGTGNLLKLDAVQHQLSRIQTAYTICSAMCYRSSHISGIGLNVAAEGLEANSMKALITDLMQESAQLCLQVSGANGYKISHIAGRGIVDSRPFQIFEGSNEMLYTQIAEIIAKQMKRQKEANLFNFLSQFKQTERAAPHFKKELNFVIGDNITQRKMIDLGKIIAKLISAQYVLDIRDKGFNKELTVNSLHNTRLDIAHLVSNFSLDTRATLVKEYKENSEWSGMF; from the coding sequence ATGAATAGAAATGACAATGACTTGCCGGAATTTATCGACCGTTTTAAACAGGCACTGAAGAAGGTATTCTACGAACAGCATGATATTAACCAGCTAAGCCTTGAAAGAGGCCTGCCTCCGCACATTTGGGAAGGGATTATGGATACCGTGCCGCTTGCCGTGGCCGTTCCGAAGGAATATGGTGGCAGGGGCTGCGTAGTGAAGGAATGCCTGTCATTGCTCGCCGCGGCTTCTTATGAGTCTCTTCCACTATCACTAACCTTTGGGATCAACATCGCCCTGTTTCTTGAACCTGTTGCGAAATATGCGAACGATGAGGTTAAAGGGCCTATTTTTAGGGATTTCTTGGAAAAGCAGTGCATGGGAGGGTTGATGATAACCGAACCTGATTTCGGTAGTGATGCCCTGAACATGAAAACATTTTATCAGGAAATCGACGGGAAATATGTGGTAAAAGGGCGTAAGCATTGGCAGGGATTAACTGGCCAGGCAACCTATTGGCTGGTTGCTGCCCGTAAAGCACTCGAAAATGGTGAACTTGCCAGAGATGTGGATTTCTTTATAACAGATAATGAGCTCCCTCATCAACATATCAAAGTGGAGTCGCTGTATAGTAACCTAGGGCTCTATATGATTCCATATGGCCTGAACACGGTTGATGTTACAGTACCTAAAAACCAACAGCTGAAGCCTGAAAGCACGGGAATTAAGATGATGCTGGACATCTTGCATCGCAGTAGAATGCAATTTCCGGGGATGGGCATGGGATTCATCAAACGTATGCTGGATGAGGCACAATTCCATTGCGAAAACCGTATCGTGGGAACAGGTAATTTATTGAAATTGGATGCCGTACAGCATCAGCTCTCGAGAATACAAACAGCTTATACCATCTGTTCTGCAATGTGTTACCGAAGTAGTCATATCAGTGGGATTGGATTAAATGTTGCAGCAGAAGGACTTGAAGCAAACAGCATGAAGGCGTTAATAACGGATCTCATGCAAGAATCTGCTCAGCTTTGCCTGCAGGTATCGGGAGCAAATGGTTATAAAATTAGCCATATCGCAGGAAGAGGTATTGTAGACAGTAGACCCTTCCAGATTTTTGAGGGCTCAAATGAGATGCTCTATACGCAGATTGCAGAAATTATTGCCAAGCAAATGAAAAGACAGAAGGAAGCAAATTTATTTAACTTCCTGTCGCAATTTAAACAAACGGAAAGAGCAGCCCCTCATTTTAAAAAGGAACTAAATTTTGTTATAGGAGATAATATTACTCAAAGAAAAATGATTGATCTAGGAAAAATCATTGCAAAGCTGATCAGCGCACAGTATGTACTGGACATCAGGGATAAAGGATTTAACAAGGAGCTTACCGTCAACTCTCTACATAATACCCGATTAGATATAGCTCACCTCGTTTCAAACTTTTCGCTGGATACACGGGCAACGCTCGTCAAGGAGTATAAGGAGAACAGTGAATGGTCGGGCATGTTTTGA